In Intestinibacillus sp. Marseille-P6563, a single genomic region encodes these proteins:
- a CDS encoding heparan-alpha-glucosaminide N-acetyltransferase domain-containing protein, which translates to MPMTIQRPQHLAASSTFSGRRTLLDMLRGLALVGMILYHFCFNLDSIFHVSLPWFHTFGAAAWQFCNSALFLLIAGICTHLTRHIFQRAIRLALVAIALSLVTFLFMPEELIVFGILHCIAACLLIYGAFQPWLRRVPAGLGMFVCALLFFVTFHLPHQYLFFEPFSLSLPASLYVFYPLSLLGFRSVSFYSADYFPLFPYLFLFLFGHYLGYLVLKLPQSIQTLGLRPLNFLGRHSLVVYLLHQPLLLGGMMLVF; encoded by the coding sequence ATGCCAATGACCATACAACGTCCGCAGCATCTTGCAGCATCGAGCACATTTTCCGGGCGGCGGACACTTTTGGATATGCTGCGCGGACTTGCGCTTGTGGGGATGATTTTGTATCATTTCTGTTTTAATCTGGATTCCATCTTTCATGTTTCGCTGCCGTGGTTCCATACCTTCGGCGCTGCTGCCTGGCAATTTTGCAACAGCGCGTTATTCCTGCTGATTGCCGGGATCTGCACCCATTTGACCCGGCACATCTTCCAGCGCGCCATCCGTCTGGCGTTGGTAGCCATCGCCTTATCGCTGGTCACTTTTTTGTTTATGCCGGAAGAATTGATCGTTTTTGGGATTCTGCACTGCATTGCGGCCTGTCTGCTGATTTATGGCGCGTTCCAGCCCTGGCTGCGCCGCGTGCCTGCCGGGCTGGGAATGTTTGTTTGCGCGCTTTTGTTTTTTGTGACCTTTCATCTGCCACATCAGTATCTGTTTTTTGAGCCTTTTTCTCTCTCGCTGCCGGCCAGCTTGTATGTGTTTTATCCGCTCTCGCTGCTCGGATTTCGGTCGGTGTCGTTTTATTCGGCCGACTATTTCCCGCTTTTCCCCTATCTGTTCCTGTTTTTGTTTGGGCATTATCTGGGGTATCTGGTTTTGAAATTGCCGCAATCGATTCAAACATTGGGCCTGCGCCCGCTCAATTTCCTCGGGCGGCACAGCTTGGTGGTCTATCTTCTGCATCAGCCGCTGCTCCTGGGCGGCATGATGTTGGTGTTTTGA
- a CDS encoding HD domain-containing protein, producing METITYKDIRNNEEVNALIERGNAMLGVMGYTEHSHKHAVKIAIGAGSILSDLGYDKRLCELARIAGYLHDIGNCVNREDHPHSGAILAFQILRDLHMDPQEVALVVSAIGQHDESTGVAVDPVSAAVILADKTDVRRNRVRNRVKARFDKHDRVNYAAVSSKLSVCPEKKTVKLDIELDENICSILDYFEIFLGRMLMCKRAAEVLGLKFRMNANGHKVC from the coding sequence ATGGAAACCATTACATATAAAGATATTCGAAACAACGAGGAAGTCAATGCCCTTATCGAGCGGGGCAATGCCATGCTGGGCGTGATGGGATACACCGAACATTCCCACAAGCACGCCGTGAAAATTGCGATCGGGGCAGGCAGCATCCTGAGCGACCTGGGGTATGATAAGAGATTGTGCGAACTGGCGCGCATTGCAGGCTATCTGCACGACATTGGCAACTGTGTCAATCGGGAGGACCATCCTCACAGCGGGGCGATTTTAGCGTTTCAGATTCTGCGCGACCTGCATATGGACCCGCAGGAAGTGGCGCTCGTCGTATCAGCCATCGGGCAGCACGATGAGTCGACCGGCGTTGCCGTGGACCCGGTTTCGGCGGCTGTTATTTTGGCGGATAAGACCGATGTGCGCCGCAACCGCGTGCGCAATCGGGTCAAGGCGCGGTTTGACAAACACGACCGGGTCAACTATGCGGCGGTTTCGTCCAAACTTTCGGTGTGCCCGGAGAAAAAGACGGTCAAGCTGGATATCGAACTGGATGAAAATATCTGTTCCATTCTGGACTATTTTGAAATTTTCCTGGGACGCATGCTGATGTGCAAGCGCGCAGCCGAAGTGCTGGGGCTCAAATTCCGCATGAACGCAAACGGCCACAAGGTTTGCTGA
- the hisC gene encoding histidinol-phosphate transaminase: MNKPWQDKLRQIDPYVPGEQSKDPDIIKLNANENPYAPSPRVQEVLRTFSAEGLRKYPDANASHLKQVLATHYGLAPDQVFLGNGSDDVLALCFQAFFCSDKPIFFPDLTYSFYPVWCSLFRTPYQTIPLDDQYRIRPADYAPQNGGVILPNPNAPTGIGEGLAFIEQLLTVNPDSIVIIDEAYIDFGGQSAVPLLKKYENLVVVQTMSKSRSLAGLRVGFALANPALIATLEAVKNSYNSYTMDSVTLEAAAASVEDDAYFRDTCAQVMRTRERASAELQALGFSVLPSLTNFLLATHPQKSAREIFEALKARKIFVRYFNLPRVDNHLRITIGTDAEMDALMQALREILAA; this comes from the coding sequence ATGAACAAGCCCTGGCAGGACAAGCTGCGCCAAATCGACCCGTATGTGCCCGGCGAGCAGTCCAAAGACCCGGATATTATAAAATTAAACGCCAACGAAAACCCCTATGCCCCCTCTCCGCGGGTGCAGGAGGTGCTGCGCACGTTTTCGGCTGAGGGGCTGCGCAAGTACCCGGATGCCAACGCCAGCCATCTCAAGCAGGTGCTGGCCACCCACTATGGGCTTGCGCCCGACCAGGTCTTTCTGGGCAATGGCTCGGACGATGTGCTGGCCCTGTGTTTCCAGGCGTTTTTCTGCTCGGACAAGCCCATCTTTTTCCCGGATTTGACCTATTCGTTCTATCCGGTCTGGTGTTCGCTGTTCCGCACCCCCTATCAGACCATCCCGCTGGACGACCAGTACCGCATCCGCCCGGCGGACTATGCCCCGCAGAACGGCGGTGTCATCCTGCCCAATCCCAATGCCCCCACCGGCATCGGCGAAGGACTGGCGTTTATCGAGCAGCTTTTGACGGTCAATCCGGACTCCATCGTCATCATCGACGAGGCTTACATCGATTTTGGCGGACAAAGTGCTGTGCCGCTGCTGAAAAAATATGAAAACCTCGTGGTCGTGCAGACCATGAGCAAATCCCGCTCGCTGGCCGGTCTGCGCGTCGGGTTTGCGCTCGCCAATCCAGCCTTAATCGCCACGCTGGAAGCGGTCAAAAATTCGTACAATTCCTATACCATGGACAGCGTGACCCTGGAAGCCGCCGCCGCGTCGGTGGAAGATGATGCCTATTTCCGCGACACGTGCGCGCAGGTCATGCGGACCCGGGAACGCGCTAGCGCCGAACTGCAGGCGCTGGGATTTTCGGTCCTGCCCAGCCTGACCAACTTCCTGCTGGCGACCCATCCGCAAAAATCTGCGCGGGAGATTTTCGAAGCGCTCAAGGCGCGCAAGATCTTTGTGCGGTACTTTAACCTTCCCCGCGTGGACAACCATTTGCGCATCACCATCGGCACGGATGCCGAAATGGATGCCCTGATGCAGGCGCTGCGGGAAATCCTTGCGGCATAA
- the smpB gene encoding SsrA-binding protein SmpB yields the protein MANKAGTKQVTANKKAWHDYFVEEKIEAGIELAGTEVKSIRLGQVNLKDSYCTFKDGEIFVRGMHISPYEKGNIFNKDPMRLRKLLLHKKEILRLFGKTKQDGYAVIPLSVYFRNSHVKLELGLCKGKKLHDKRDSMAKRDAAREIDRAMKSRNR from the coding sequence ATGGCAAATAAAGCAGGTACCAAACAAGTCACTGCCAACAAAAAGGCATGGCATGACTACTTTGTCGAGGAAAAAATCGAAGCTGGCATCGAACTGGCCGGCACAGAGGTCAAATCTATCCGTTTGGGACAAGTCAATCTGAAAGATTCCTATTGTACCTTCAAGGATGGCGAAATCTTTGTGCGCGGGATGCATATTAGCCCCTATGAAAAGGGTAATATCTTTAATAAGGACCCGATGCGGCTGCGGAAACTTCTCTTGCACAAAAAAGAAATTCTGCGGTTGTTTGGAAAAACCAAACAAGACGGTTATGCGGTCATTCCGCTGAGCGTATATTTCCGTAATTCGCATGTGAAGCTGGAACTTGGCTTATGCAAAGGTAAAAAGCTGCATGATAAGCGGGACAGTATGGCCAAGCGGGATGCTGCACGCGAGATCGACCGCGCGATGAAGTCGCGCAACCGATAA
- a CDS encoding S1 RNA-binding domain-containing protein, with the protein MNLHEYAPEGTRLGQPSNDNLFTSPEGIKNAQDTGIILEGMAVSCDREHNLVVECGPRRGIIPRTECALGIADGQTREIAILSRVGKPVCFVVTGMDGETLLLSRRAAQQRALSYLLSHLQPGDIIPACVTHLEPFGAFVDIGCGVISFIGIENISVSRIFHPRERFACGQMIYAAVLYTDPETKRVHLTHRELLGTWAENAAQFHAGETVQGIVRSIESYGVFIELAPNLSGLSERRPGLQEGDAVSVYIKSILPERMKIKLTVIDHLRRPTGPPPAPRYYLTEGRIEQWVYSPPCCMSKYIATSFL; encoded by the coding sequence ATGAATTTACACGAATATGCGCCCGAAGGGACGCGGCTTGGCCAGCCATCCAACGACAACCTGTTCACCTCGCCCGAAGGGATAAAAAATGCACAAGATACCGGCATCATCCTGGAAGGGATGGCGGTATCCTGTGACCGGGAACATAATCTGGTGGTCGAATGCGGGCCCCGGCGCGGCATCATTCCGCGCACCGAATGTGCGCTCGGCATTGCCGACGGCCAAACCCGGGAAATCGCGATCTTGTCCCGGGTGGGCAAACCGGTCTGCTTTGTCGTGACCGGGATGGACGGCGAAACCCTGCTGCTTTCCCGCCGCGCCGCCCAGCAGCGGGCGCTCTCCTATCTGCTCAGCCACTTGCAGCCCGGCGATATTATCCCGGCCTGTGTGACCCATTTGGAGCCGTTCGGCGCGTTCGTGGATATCGGCTGCGGAGTGATCTCATTCATCGGCATTGAAAATATTTCGGTTTCGCGCATTTTTCATCCGCGGGAGCGGTTTGCCTGCGGCCAGATGATCTATGCGGCCGTCCTCTATACCGACCCGGAAACCAAGCGGGTGCATCTGACCCATCGGGAGCTGCTCGGCACCTGGGCAGAAAATGCCGCCCAGTTCCACGCTGGAGAGACTGTGCAGGGCATTGTCCGCAGCATTGAATCCTATGGGGTGTTTATCGAACTGGCTCCCAATCTTTCCGGCTTATCCGAGCGGCGACCCGGCTTACAGGAGGGCGATGCGGTTTCGGTGTACATCAAATCCATCCTGCCCGAGCGCATGAAAATCAAACTCACGGTCATTGACCATCTGCGCCGCCCCACCGGTCCGCCGCCTGCGCCGCGGTATTATTTGACCGAGGGACGCATCGAGCAATGGGTCTATTCCCCGCCCTGCTGCATGTCCAAATACATCGCCACCAGCTTTTTGTGA
- a CDS encoding alanine/glycine:cation symporter family protein, which produces MLQTIEQINQAVNGFVWGIPAMICIIGVGLLLTFRTRGIQFRKFIYTFQVTIGRLFHKKDAADGSVTPFQAVCTALAATVGTGNIAGVAGAIALGGPGAVFWMWMSALLGMCTKFSEVTLAVHFREKNKHGDWVGGPMYYIKNGLGSKWRWLAVVFSILGVLTVFGTGNATQVNTITAAIDSALLNYDILSAQVLPQFNLGLGIFIAILVGLVLVGGIQRIGRVTEKLVPFMALLYIILALGVVALHWERVPGVFASIVEGAFQPSAVTGGAIGTFFLSLKSGVARGIFSNEAGLGTGSIAHAAADTSDAVHQGFFGIFEVFTDTIVICTLTALVILCSGVDFPYTVAAGAELTISGFTATYGSWVSIFTAVAMCCFAFSTIIGWGLYGTRCIEFLFGPKVIRPFMLVYAAVAVLGATADLGLLWSIAETFNGLMSIPNLIALFLLSGTVAKLVRENKHSR; this is translated from the coding sequence ATGCTGCAAACAATCGAACAGATCAACCAAGCGGTCAATGGGTTTGTATGGGGTATCCCGGCCATGATCTGCATCATCGGCGTGGGACTGCTGCTGACCTTCCGCACGCGAGGCATCCAGTTTCGGAAATTTATCTATACCTTTCAGGTGACGATCGGTCGCCTGTTCCACAAAAAAGATGCGGCCGATGGCTCGGTCACACCCTTCCAGGCGGTCTGTACCGCGCTGGCAGCCACGGTCGGTACCGGTAATATCGCTGGTGTGGCCGGTGCGATCGCTCTGGGCGGTCCGGGCGCGGTCTTTTGGATGTGGATGAGCGCCCTGCTTGGTATGTGTACCAAGTTTTCCGAAGTGACGTTGGCCGTCCATTTCCGTGAGAAAAACAAGCACGGTGACTGGGTAGGCGGCCCGATGTACTACATCAAAAACGGTCTGGGCTCCAAATGGCGCTGGCTGGCCGTTGTATTCTCCATTCTGGGCGTGCTGACCGTGTTCGGCACCGGCAACGCCACCCAGGTCAACACCATCACGGCAGCCATCGACTCGGCGCTGCTCAATTATGATATTTTATCGGCTCAGGTATTGCCGCAATTTAATCTGGGACTCGGTATTTTTATTGCCATTCTGGTCGGACTCGTGCTGGTCGGCGGTATCCAGCGCATTGGCCGCGTGACCGAAAAGCTGGTCCCCTTCATGGCGCTGCTGTATATCATTTTGGCATTGGGCGTCGTTGCACTGCACTGGGAACGTGTGCCGGGTGTCTTTGCGTCGATCGTTGAGGGAGCCTTCCAGCCATCGGCTGTCACCGGCGGTGCCATCGGTACCTTCTTTCTGAGCCTGAAAAGCGGCGTCGCCCGCGGTATCTTCTCCAATGAAGCCGGCCTCGGTACTGGTTCGATCGCCCATGCGGCTGCGGATACCAGCGATGCCGTGCATCAGGGCTTCTTCGGCATCTTCGAAGTCTTTACCGATACCATTGTCATCTGTACCCTGACCGCGCTGGTCATCCTGTGTAGCGGCGTCGATTTCCCGTACACGGTCGCGGCCGGCGCAGAACTGACCATCAGCGGCTTTACCGCCACCTATGGCAGTTGGGTTTCCATCTTTACCGCGGTGGCCATGTGCTGCTTTGCCTTCTCGACCATCATCGGTTGGGGACTGTATGGCACACGCTGCATTGAATTTTTGTTTGGCCCCAAGGTCATCCGGCCCTTTATGCTGGTCTATGCTGCGGTCGCTGTTTTGGGCGCCACGGCCGATTTAGGGCTCTTGTGGAGCATCGCCGAAACCTTCAATGGTTTGATGTCCATCCCCAACTTGATTGCCCTCTTCCTGTTGTCCGGAACCGTGGCCAAACTCGTGCGGGAAAACAAACACAGCCGTTAA
- a CDS encoding PhoH family protein, with protein MTKTYVLDTNVLIQAPYALHCFEENDVVLPLVVLEELDGLKRAEGERGANARTVIRTLEDLRMQGDLLHGVRLDSGGQLWVEANCVAVELPESLPENHKDNRILRVCKGLQEQGRPIVLVTKDILLRVKAQILGVRAEDFTTEQVQEDRTAYTGRVECYVAEERFKEFRKKGVALSELYLSDADGNRSAPRLTENQFVVLRADQSRKKTHLGRVCGNKVVALDYMKRSPYGVTPRSAGQYFLQEALFQPADTAPLVIVRGMAGTAKTFYSLAVGLEKMIGSPSDEYRRILICRPNAQFDLDIGFLPGDEQEKISPLLRPVMDNLEQLLDSNEHERYRDEAELRDKIEEIFSRGIIQAEAMNFIRGRSIVQTYLIIDEAQNMTPAQVKGIITRAGRGTKIILLGDPGQIDRPYLDERTNGLSYAAARMQGSPLCWQITLTAEECERSALAMDAIQRL; from the coding sequence ATGACAAAGACCTATGTTTTAGATACCAATGTATTGATTCAGGCGCCGTATGCACTCCATTGTTTTGAGGAAAACGATGTGGTGTTGCCGCTGGTTGTTTTAGAAGAGCTGGACGGGCTGAAACGTGCCGAAGGCGAGCGTGGCGCCAACGCGCGGACGGTCATCCGCACGCTGGAAGACCTGCGGATGCAGGGCGATCTGCTGCATGGTGTTCGGCTGGACAGCGGCGGACAGCTGTGGGTGGAAGCCAACTGCGTGGCGGTCGAACTGCCCGAAAGCCTGCCGGAAAACCATAAGGACAACCGCATTCTGCGCGTGTGCAAAGGCTTACAGGAACAGGGAAGGCCCATTGTTCTGGTGACCAAAGATATCCTGCTGCGCGTCAAGGCACAGATTTTGGGCGTACGAGCCGAAGACTTCACCACCGAGCAGGTGCAGGAAGACCGCACGGCATATACCGGGCGGGTGGAGTGCTATGTCGCTGAGGAGCGGTTTAAGGAATTTCGCAAAAAGGGGGTCGCTCTGAGCGAATTGTATCTGTCCGATGCGGACGGCAACCGTTCGGCGCCGCGCCTGACCGAAAATCAATTTGTGGTGCTGCGTGCCGACCAATCGCGCAAAAAGACCCATCTGGGCCGGGTGTGCGGCAATAAGGTCGTGGCGCTCGACTACATGAAACGCTCGCCGTATGGCGTGACACCGCGTTCCGCGGGACAGTATTTCCTGCAAGAAGCCCTGTTCCAGCCCGCCGACACCGCCCCGCTGGTCATCGTCCGGGGCATGGCAGGCACGGCCAAAACCTTTTACTCGCTGGCGGTCGGCCTGGAAAAAATGATCGGCTCGCCATCGGACGAGTATCGCCGGATTCTCATTTGCCGCCCCAATGCACAGTTTGATTTGGACATTGGCTTTCTGCCCGGCGATGAGCAGGAAAAAATTTCGCCGCTGCTGCGTCCGGTGATGGACAATCTGGAGCAGCTGCTCGATTCCAATGAACACGAGCGCTATCGGGACGAAGCCGAACTGCGCGACAAGATCGAGGAGATTTTCAGCCGGGGCATCATCCAGGCCGAAGCCATGAACTTTATCCGCGGCCGTTCGATCGTCCAGACTTATCTCATCATCGATGAAGCGCAGAACATGACACCGGCCCAGGTCAAGGGCATCATCACCCGTGCCGGACGGGGCACGAAAATCATTTTATTAGGTGACCCTGGGCAGATCGACCGACCCTATCTGGACGAACGCACAAACGGTCTGAGCTATGCAGCTGCGCGGATGCAGGGGAGCCCTCTTTGCTGGCAGATCACCTTGACTGCCGAAGAATGCGAACGCTCGGCGCTCGCCATGGATGCAATACAACGCTTATAA
- the udp gene encoding uridine phosphorylase, which produces MLIDGKQMHIQITKGQIGRYVILPGDPARCEKIARYFDNPQKLASNREYTLYTGTLDGVQVGVCSTGIGGPSAAIALEELVECGADTFIRVGTSGGMQDDVKAGDICIATAAIRQEGTSREYLPIEFPAVANFDIVLALRDAAEQLGYPYHTGVIQSKDSFYGELRPHQQAIAEELLSKWKAWKAGGALTSEMETAALLIVSAVLGVRCGAVLNVLWNADNDAADTIPPDATERGVRAAVEALRLLIARDV; this is translated from the coding sequence ATGTTGATCGATGGAAAACAGATGCACATCCAGATCACCAAGGGGCAGATCGGCCGGTATGTCATTCTGCCGGGCGACCCGGCCCGTTGTGAGAAGATCGCTCGTTATTTTGACAATCCGCAAAAGCTAGCCTCCAACCGGGAATATACCCTCTATACCGGCACCTTGGACGGGGTACAGGTCGGCGTATGCTCCACGGGCATCGGCGGGCCTTCGGCCGCCATTGCCCTGGAAGAACTGGTCGAGTGTGGCGCTGATACTTTCATCCGGGTCGGCACCTCGGGCGGCATGCAGGACGATGTCAAAGCCGGGGACATCTGCATCGCCACGGCGGCCATCCGCCAGGAGGGCACCAGCCGGGAATACTTGCCCATCGAATTTCCGGCAGTCGCCAATTTTGATATTGTCCTTGCGCTGCGCGACGCAGCCGAGCAGCTGGGGTATCCATACCATACCGGCGTCATCCAATCGAAAGACAGCTTTTATGGTGAACTGCGGCCCCATCAGCAGGCCATTGCCGAGGAACTGCTCAGCAAATGGAAGGCTTGGAAAGCCGGCGGCGCGCTGACAAGCGAAATGGAGACTGCCGCATTGCTGATCGTTTCAGCGGTGCTGGGCGTGCGCTGCGGCGCGGTACTCAATGTGCTTTGGAATGCAGACAACGATGCAGCGGATACCATTCCGCCGGACGCGACCGAGCGGGGCGTCCGGGCGGCAGTGGAAGCGCTGCGGCTGTTGATTGCACGCGATGTATAA
- a CDS encoding replication-associated recombination protein A: MYQPLADKIRPQTLDDVVGQTELLRPNGVLRRIVESGQIPNMIFYGPSGVGKTTVASIIAKQTERKLYRLNATTAAIADIRRIIDELDTFLAPNGALVYLDEIQYFNKKQQQSLLEFIEDGRMTLIASTTENPYFYVYNAVLSRCTVFEFKPVEPEEMRRAVSRAFSLALEGRTVTLDEGVVDAISTGCGGDVRKALNAVELLAASAAENGTIALDDALEVSQRSNMRYDRDGDSHYDILSALQKSVRGSDPDAALHYLARLLEAGDMISAARRMLVIASEDVGLAYPQAASIVKACIDSAFQLGMPEARIPLAQAIILMATAPKSNSAIRGIDAAMADVRHGNCGDIPANLKDCHYTGAKKLGRGLTYQFPHDFPGHWVEQQYLPDALMGHTYYEYGENKNEQAARAYWEKIKGR, from the coding sequence ATGTATCAGCCTTTAGCCGATAAAATCCGTCCGCAAACCCTGGATGACGTGGTCGGACAGACCGAACTGCTCCGCCCGAACGGTGTGCTGCGCCGCATCGTCGAAAGCGGACAAATCCCGAATATGATTTTTTATGGTCCTTCGGGCGTGGGCAAGACGACCGTGGCGTCCATCATCGCCAAGCAGACCGAGCGCAAGCTGTACCGCCTGAACGCGACCACAGCCGCCATTGCCGACATCCGCCGCATCATCGACGAACTGGATACCTTTCTGGCGCCCAACGGCGCGCTGGTCTACCTGGATGAGATTCAGTATTTCAACAAAAAGCAGCAGCAAAGCCTGCTGGAATTCATCGAAGACGGCCGGATGACGCTCATCGCGTCCACGACCGAAAACCCGTATTTTTATGTCTATAACGCGGTGCTCAGCCGGTGTACGGTGTTTGAATTCAAACCCGTGGAGCCGGAGGAAATGCGCCGCGCGGTCAGCCGTGCCTTTTCGCTGGCCCTCGAGGGGCGGACGGTCACCTTGGATGAGGGCGTTGTGGACGCCATCTCGACCGGGTGCGGCGGCGATGTGCGTAAAGCGCTCAACGCAGTCGAGTTGTTGGCCGCCAGCGCAGCAGAGAACGGCACGATTGCCTTAGATGACGCGCTGGAGGTTTCGCAGCGTTCCAACATGCGCTACGACCGCGATGGCGACAGCCATTATGACATCCTGTCCGCCCTGCAAAAATCGGTGCGCGGCTCCGACCCGGACGCGGCGCTGCATTACCTGGCACGCCTGCTCGAAGCCGGGGATATGATCTCCGCCGCCCGGCGGATGTTGGTCATCGCCAGCGAGGATGTCGGTCTGGCCTACCCGCAGGCGGCTTCCATTGTGAAAGCGTGCATCGATTCGGCATTCCAGCTTGGCATGCCCGAAGCGCGCATCCCGCTCGCGCAGGCGATCATCCTGATGGCGACCGCGCCCAAGTCCAATTCGGCCATTCGCGGCATTGACGCGGCTATGGCCGACGTGCGGCATGGCAACTGCGGCGATATCCCGGCGAATTTGAAAGACTGCCATTACACAGGCGCCAAGAAACTGGGGCGGGGCCTGACCTATCAGTTCCCGCATGATTTCCCGGGTCACTGGGTCGAGCAGCAATATCTGCCCGACGCCCTGATGGGCCACACCTATTATGAATATGGGGAAAACAAAAACGAACAGGCCGCGCGCGCCTATTGGGAGAAGATCAAAGGCCGGTAA
- a CDS encoding DUF951 domain-containing protein — protein sequence MDIRLGDKLTMKKAHPCGSKEWLVLRVGMDFRLRCCGCGHEVMIPRSKAEKNIRAIQREESTC from the coding sequence TTGGATATTCGCCTGGGAGATAAATTGACCATGAAAAAAGCCCACCCCTGCGGCAGCAAAGAATGGCTGGTGCTGCGGGTCGGGATGGACTTTCGGCTGCGGTGCTGCGGCTGCGGACATGAAGTGATGATCCCGCGTAGCAAGGCCGAAAAAAACATTCGCGCCATACAAAGGGAGGAATCGACATGTTGA